The sequence TGGGGAATTCCTTTAGATACACTATAAAGGTCTGCAGTAATAAGCAAACCATCCAATGATTGGAATGTGAAGGTTTTTTGTGCTTTGACCAAATGACTGCACAAGAAAAAACCTACGATAAATAATGTAGTTGTTTTGATAGTTTTCATAGTTATAATTATTCAATGATAGATTTCTGTTTTCCAAAGGCTTCAAAATCAAAAAGCAAGGTAAACCGTAAAGTTTCGGCAAGTGGATGATTTTGCTCTAAGGTGGTTAAATAGGCAAAGTCTAAACCGAAAACCTGGTACCTGATACCTATACCTAATGTAAAATATTTTCTGTTTCCTTTTGTAATATGTTCGTTAAAATAACCTGCCCTGACTGCAAAAAGATCTGTGTACCAATATTCCAAACCAAATGATAGCATAATTTCTCTCATTTCTTCTTTAAATCCATCGGGTGCATCAGAAAATGAACCGAAAATTCCACTAAGAAGTGGTCTGTTGGGGTCTTTTCCTCTAACAATTATTTTTCCCCCATTTGTTGTATCTATACTATAAACTGGTGGTGAAGGCACCATTAATTTATTAAGATCAAAAGCGAAGGTTATTTTATTATATTCATCTATATCTGCCGTAGTTGCAAATCCTATTCTTAGATTTGTTGGAATAAAGTCTTTTTCTTCATTGTTGGTATAAGAAATTTTTGCACCTATATTGGAGATATTTGCACCAGTGGCAAAGTTGATCTTCTTACCCCTTATCAGGAAATCTTTTTGGTAATACACAGAAAGATCACCGGCAGCAGTATTGCCAGGCTTCGTTTCTGTTTCAGGCCCAAGTGATATATTTCCTGAAAGATTGGAATGAATGAATTTTAAAGCTAAAGCAACCCCAAGATTTTCACTTAATTTTCTTGAATATGCAGCGCTAATTGCGTATTCTTTTGGATTGAAAATATTAAGATTATTACCCTCTTTGTCAGTAAATTGTATACTGCCAAGATCGAAATATAGTAAAGAAAGTCCAACCGTTTGTTCTTCACTTAACTTGTAGTATCCAGTGAGGTATGAGAGTGCCATATCACCAATTAGTTTTCTGAGCCAGGGCGTAAAGGATAATGAAATTCCAAACTCTTTGTTTATGAAAGCGAGTTTGGCTGG comes from Cytophagales bacterium and encodes:
- the porV gene encoding type IX secretion system outer membrane channel protein PorV, yielding MKKQLLTIFSIYLLFFSTDLYSQSQLGQDDSVRTITTAVPFLTIAPDGRAGAMGDLGVATSPDANATYWNPAKLAFINKEFGISLSFTPWLRKLIGDMALSYLTGYYKLSEEQTVGLSLLYFDLGSIQFTDKEGNNLNIFNPKEYAISAAYSRKLSENLGVALALKFIHSNLSGNISLGPETETKPGNTAAGDLSVYYQKDFLIRGKKINFATGANISNIGAKISYTNNEEKDFIPTNLRIGFATTADIDEYNKITFAFDLNKLMVPSPPVYSIDTTNGGKIIVRGKDPNRPLLSGIFGSFSDAPDGFKEEMREIMLSFGLEYWYTDLFAVRAGYFNEHITKGNRKYFTLGIGIRYQVFGLDFAYLTTLEQNHPLAETLRFTLLFDFEAFGKQKSIIE